Proteins from one Fragaria vesca subsp. vesca linkage group LG6, FraVesHawaii_1.0, whole genome shotgun sequence genomic window:
- the LOC101315255 gene encoding uncharacterized membrane protein At1g16860-like, which translates to MGSRFPSHQLSNGLYVSGRPEQPKERPPTMGSTAMPYTGGDIKKSGELGKMFDIPSMDGSKSRKSGQLTGAPSRTGSFGGAASHSGPIPNAAARSIYTTSGPVTSGGMPGSVSMKKTNSGPLNKHGEPLKKSSGPQSGGVTRQNSGQIPVLPTTGLITSGPISSGPLNSSGAPRKVSGPLESMGSMKLQGSAIVHNQAVTTLGQDDYSFRKNFPKTILWSVILIFVMGFIAGGFILGAVHNPILLAVVAILFAGVAALFTWNTCWGRKATTNFIARYPDAELRTAKNGQYVKVSGVVTCGNVPLESSFRRVPRCVYTSTSLYEYRGWDSKPANPTHRRFTWGLRSSERHVVDFYISDFQSGLRALVKTGYGTKVTPYVDESVIIDVNPSNKDMSPDFVRWLAERNLSSDERTMRLKEGYIKEGSTVSVMGVVQRNDNVLMIVPPPEPLTTGCQWSSCIFPASLEGVVLRCEDSSKNDAIPV; encoded by the exons ATGGGTTCCAGATTCCCATCTCATCAGCTCAGCAATGGTCTCTACGTATCAGGCAGGCCTGAGCAGCCAAAAGAAAGACCACCTACAATGGGCTCAACTGCCATGCCCTATACTGGTGGTGATATCAAGAAGTCAGGAGAGCTGGGTAAAATGTTTGATATCCCTTCAATGGATGGCTCCAAATCCAGGAAATCTGGACAATTGACCGGTGCTCCTTCAAGGACCGGATCATTTGGAGGTGCTGCTTCACATTCAGGTCCTATTCCTAATGCTGCTGCTCGGTCTATCTATACCACGTCGGGTCCTGTAACTTCTGGTGGCATGCCTGGTTCAGTTTCAATGAAGAAAACTAATTCTGGACCACTCAATAAGCATGGAGAACCTTTGAAGAAGTCCTCTGGGCCTCAATCTGGTGGAGTGACACGCCAAAATTCAGGCCAAATACCAGTACTTCCTACAACAGGTCTCATCACATCTGGTCCGATTTCTTCAGGACCACTAAATTCGTCTGGGGCACCTAGAAAGGTTTCTGGACCTTTAGAGTCTATGGGATCAATGAAATTACAAGGTTCTGCAATTGTTCACAATCAAGCAGTGACTACTCTTGGCCAGGATGATTATTCTTTCAGAAAGAACTTTCCAAAGACCATACTATGGTCTGTGATACTGATATTTGTGATGGGATTCATCGCTGGTGGTTTTATTCTTGGAGCAGTCCACAATCCCATACTCCTAGCTGTTGTGGCGATTCTCTTTGCTGGTGTTGCTGCTTTATTCACTTGGAATACTTGTTGGGGAAGAAAAGCTACTACAAATTTCATTGCTCGCTATCCTGATGCTGAGCTGAGAACCGCTAAAAATGGGCAATATGTGAAGGTCTCCGGG GTGGTTACCTGTGGTAATGTGCCCCTTGAATCATCATTTCGGAGAGTTCCTAGATGTGTATATACATCTACGAGTTTGTATGAGTACCGAGGATGGGATTCAAAACCAGCAAATCCTACACATCGGCGATTTACATGGGGACTTAGATCATCAGAG AGGCATGTAGTGGACTTCTACATCTCTGATTTCCAGTCTGGTTTGAGAGCTTTGGTTAAGACTGGCTATGGAACCAAAGTTACTCCTTATGTGGATGAGTCTGTAATTATTGATGTGAACCCATCAAACAAAGACATGTCCCCAGATTTTGTGAGGTGGTTGGCAGAGAGGAATCTTTCAAGTGACGAGCGAACAATGCGATTGAAAGAAGG GTACATCAAGGAAGGTAGCACGGTTAGTGTAATGGGAGTTGTCCAGAGAAATGACAACGTGCTAATGATCGTTCCTCCACCTGAGCCCTTGACAACTGGATGCCAATGGAGCAGTTGTATCTTTCCAGCTAGCCTTGAGGGTGTTGTTTTGAGATGTGAAGACTCATCAAAAAATGATGCCATACCTGTTTAG
- the LOC101290783 gene encoding uncharacterized membrane protein At1g16860-like, whose product MGSRFPSHQLSNGLYVSGRPEQPKERTPTMSSVATPYTGGDIKKSGELGKMFDIPTDGSKSRKSGPITGASSRTGSFGGAASHSGPIPNASARAGYTTSGPILSGGTGSAKKSNSGPLNKHGEPIKKSSGPQSGGVTPTGRQNSGPLPPVLPTTGLITSGPISSGPLNASGAPRKVSGPLESMGSMKVQGSSIVHNQAITTLSQDDEFSFRKNFPKLILWSLILLFVMGFIAGGFIFGAVHNPILLIVVVILFSAVATLFTWNTYWGRRAIIGYIGSYSDSELRTAKNGQFVKVSGVVTCGNVPLESSFQKVPRCVYTSTSLYEYRGWDSKAANTTHRRFSWGLRSMERRVVDFYISDFQSGLRALVKTGSGARVTPYVDDSIVIDVNPIKEELSPEFIRWLGERNLSSDDRVMRLKEGYIKEGSTVSVMGVVQRNENVLMIVPPPEPITTGCQWAKCIFPASLEGIVLRCDDASKNDAIPV is encoded by the exons ATGGGTTCCAGATTCCCATCTCATCAACTCAGCAATGGCCTTTATGTATCAGGCCGGCCAGAGCAACCAAAGGAAAGGACTCCAACTATGAGCTCAGTTGCGACGCCCTATACTGGTGGAGATATCAAGAAGTCAGGAGAACTAGGAAAGATGTTTGATATCCCTACAGATGGCTCCAAGTCCAGAAAATCTGGACCTATAACTGGTGCTTCTTCTAGGACTGGATCATTTGGAGGTGCCGCTTCACATTCAGGACCAATCCCTAATGCTTCAGCTCGTGCCGGCTATACTACATCAGGACCCATATTATCTGGAGGAACTGGTTCAGCAAAGAAGTCAAATTCTGGACCACTGAATAAGCATGGGGAACCCATAAAGAAGTCATCTGGTCCTCAATCTGGTGGGGTAACACCAACTGGCCGCCAAAACTCTGGGCCTCTTCCCCCTGTTCTCCCTACCACAGGTCTCATTACTTCTGGACCCATTTCTTCCGGCCCACTAAATGCTTCTGGTGCCCCTCGAAAAGTTTCTGGTCCTTTGGAGTCAATGGGATCAATGAAAGTACAAGGATCATCTATTGTTCACAATCAGGCCATTACTACTCTTAGCCAAGATGATGAGTTTTCATTTAGGAAAAACTTCCCTAAGCTAATATTATGGTCTCTGATTCTTCTCTTCGTGATGGGGTTCATAGCTGGTGGTTTTATTTTCGGTGCAGTCCACAATCCAATACTCCTCATCGTGGTTGTGATCCTTTTCAGTGCAGTTGCTACACTATTCACATGGAATACTTATTGGGGAAGAAGAGCTATTATAGGTTATATCGGTAGTTATTCGGATTCTGAGCTCAGAACTGCCAAGAATGGACAATTTGTGAAGGTGTCAGGG GTGGTTACTTGTGGTAATGTGCCTCTTGAGTCATCCTTTCAAAAGGTTCCTAGATGTGTGTATACCTCCACAAGTTTATATGAGTATCGAGGATGGGATTCAAAAGCTGCCAACACTACACATCGTCGTTTTTCTTGGGGGCTCAGATCCATGGAA AGACGTGTGGTAGACTTCTACATCTCTGATTTCCAATCTGGGTTGAGAGCTTTGGTTAAGACAGGCTCTGGAGCAAGGGTGACTCCGTATGTTGATGATTCAATTGTCATTGATGTGAATCCCATTAAGGAAGAGTTGTCTCCAGAGTTTATTAGGTGGTTGGGAGAGAGAAACCTTTCAAGTGACGATCGTGTGATGCGGTTGAAAGAAGG GTACATTAAAGAAGGAAGCACAGTTAGTGTAATGGGCGTCGTCCAGAGAAATGAAAATGTGTTGATGATTGTTCCTCCACCTGAGCCGATTACTACTGGATGCCAATGGGCCAAATGTATCTTCCCAGCTAGCCTTGAGGGCATTGTTTTGAGATGCGATGATGCATCAAAGAACGATGCCATACCAGTTTAG